A DNA window from Rhodococcus sp. Z13 contains the following coding sequences:
- a CDS encoding DEAD/DEAH box helicase family protein, with the protein MPAFSAATTYSRAVGYFTSTSLALYARGIEQFVARGGSMRLIASPHLDEGDIADISHGYSVREVIARATIRELEGIENDRVLDGLGQVGRLIADGHLDIKLAFVVRDNRIGIYHEKIGVFRDEYGDLVAFTGSSNETLGGLVANFESVEVYRGWTQSDGARALRLESDFEELWADRTPMLSVEPFPDIARERLIEIGRERPNAVLTAREDALEHRPTVVTEPRRLAPPATLAPREYQRSAVEKWLRNRGRGFLAMATGTGKTKTALFAATAVGNVLREREQPLILLILAPLQHLVDQWIADVQAFGVTPIPVYESSTRWVPLVEDQIAQARLGQRPIVALIATNASFAGSKFQEILNRLTLPLMVIADEAHNLGSPQYRASLPANAIFRLGLSATPERWHDEIGTHELFEYFGPIVFELGLGEAIEMGALCRYTYHPRLIELNAQETELYTDLTTKIARCIAAGESPDDADPNSPLGFLLRERAGVTGHATGKLAALRLDLETHRSDWFQLIYCAEGTRPTPQGEERGPNQLAEVMRLAGKELGISAHQYISQTSRSDRKVLLRRFASGNDLQALVAMRCLDEGVDIPDAQIGYLLASSSNPRQFVQRRGRLLRRAEGKDRAEIFDYLAVPKSGAPIDFDVERTLLIREIERANEFGKLSENYGETLDTLRPLRDKYHLMDL; encoded by the coding sequence GTGCCGGCATTCAGCGCAGCGACGACCTACAGTCGTGCTGTCGGATACTTCACATCAACAAGCCTGGCCTTGTACGCACGCGGAATCGAGCAGTTCGTCGCGCGTGGCGGGTCGATGCGTCTGATCGCATCACCTCATCTCGATGAGGGTGACATCGCAGACATCTCGCACGGCTACTCTGTCCGGGAAGTAATCGCTCGCGCCACGATCCGCGAGCTCGAAGGGATCGAGAACGACCGTGTCCTGGATGGCCTGGGGCAAGTTGGTCGACTAATAGCCGATGGCCACCTCGACATCAAGCTCGCTTTCGTCGTTCGGGACAACCGAATCGGTATCTACCACGAGAAAATCGGAGTGTTCCGCGACGAGTATGGTGACCTGGTTGCATTCACCGGCAGCAGTAACGAAACCTTGGGTGGACTGGTAGCAAACTTCGAGTCCGTCGAGGTGTACCGCGGTTGGACTCAAAGCGATGGAGCTCGCGCCCTCCGTCTCGAATCCGACTTCGAGGAACTGTGGGCTGATCGGACCCCGATGCTCAGCGTCGAACCATTCCCCGATATTGCTCGGGAGCGCCTAATCGAGATCGGCCGTGAACGCCCGAACGCGGTCCTTACCGCCCGCGAGGACGCGCTCGAACATCGCCCGACGGTAGTGACCGAGCCAAGGCGATTGGCTCCTCCGGCCACTCTCGCTCCTCGAGAGTACCAACGATCGGCGGTCGAAAAGTGGTTGCGCAACCGAGGTCGCGGCTTCCTCGCTATGGCGACAGGCACTGGAAAGACAAAAACTGCACTCTTCGCTGCGACTGCTGTCGGAAACGTACTGCGCGAGCGAGAGCAACCGCTGATCTTGTTGATTCTCGCTCCTCTGCAGCATCTCGTAGATCAGTGGATCGCCGATGTCCAAGCTTTCGGTGTAACACCAATCCCTGTATATGAATCAAGTACCAGGTGGGTGCCACTCGTCGAAGATCAGATCGCTCAGGCTCGGCTCGGGCAGCGACCGATCGTTGCGCTCATCGCGACCAACGCATCATTCGCGGGATCAAAGTTCCAGGAGATTCTTAACCGGCTAACCCTTCCATTGATGGTGATCGCCGACGAAGCACACAACCTCGGCTCCCCGCAATACCGTGCCTCACTTCCCGCAAACGCTATTTTCCGCCTCGGCCTGTCTGCGACACCCGAGCGATGGCACGACGAAATCGGGACCCACGAACTGTTCGAATACTTCGGACCCATCGTGTTCGAGTTGGGTCTCGGTGAAGCCATCGAGATGGGCGCACTGTGCCGGTACACCTACCACCCGCGGTTGATTGAACTCAACGCCCAAGAAACTGAGCTGTATACCGACCTGACAACCAAGATCGCACGATGCATTGCTGCCGGCGAAAGTCCTGACGACGCAGACCCGAACTCACCGCTAGGCTTCCTCCTCCGTGAACGGGCAGGCGTCACTGGTCACGCCACCGGCAAGCTTGCGGCTCTACGACTTGACCTTGAAACTCACCGCAGCGATTGGTTTCAACTGATCTACTGCGCCGAGGGCACCCGCCCCACCCCGCAAGGCGAAGAACGCGGACCGAACCAATTGGCCGAAGTCATGCGACTGGCGGGAAAAGAGCTCGGAATATCCGCACACCAATACATCTCCCAAACATCGCGCTCCGACCGGAAAGTACTACTACGGCGTTTCGCTTCCGGAAACGACCTACAGGCGTTGGTAGCAATGCGCTGCCTGGACGAAGGGGTCGACATTCCGGATGCGCAGATCGGTTATCTCCTAGCCAGCAGTAGTAATCCACGTCAGTTCGTCCAACGTCGCGGCAGACTTCTTCGCCGCGCCGAAGGGAAGGATCGTGCTGAGATCTTCGACTACCTCGCGGTTCCCAAGTCTGGAGCGCCTATCGACTTCGACGTGGAGCGCACTCTCCTTATTCGGGAAATCGAGCGCGCAAACGAGTTCGGCAAGCTGTCCGAAAATTACGGCGAGACACTCGATACTTTGCGCCCACTCCGCGACAAGTATCATTTGATGGATCTCTAA
- a CDS encoding sigma factor-like helix-turn-helix DNA-binding protein, with product MSGSEDSPDIARWLDVFPWLESTADTSLGPWWNQPASGPNVSKRHRHLEAIAEIAMSQLSRWTIAQLFPTADTGLSLDALGLPPRGLNMFTRRGYRTVEDIAGLSVEEILDWKNFGVGSVSTILEILADQAVADAATPEPGGADESVLRAPVLEKDAQTPVQPGVDASTIDDLRVVAEWLALVGLPDSPLFTQTLPIGTPQDVVRAKKRLEVLTSTAVLGAERALDAASILNRSIRKLDDRAIGILRDRMFADSPLTLDAIGSKLGVTRERVRQIESKARSALLSELGDDSGSPLASLAQAAQRTIHDVLPLSALLEEMPSLKHTVDTVQQPAWRVLDRLDDSYEIEDGWCASPTVEAARTATATQIEEFVDGYGVALVASLDFIDIEPEDRKRAITAEWLEYCGYTIDGDHLLTRTQSVQDYAASILSVVGSPLSSDDIIARFAVERNVRSLRNALAKDDRFTRVDRDRWALSEWGLDTYSDIRSLIRSELTSNGGRIGLDTLIEKITSKYSVSPSSVTAYASSAPFETNDGVVQLATGPREVRKTPQQTRRMFRRPDGWSIRVKVTKDHLRGSGSVAPTAVAGILDLQPGETVQLDSPLGPQMVAWTGIQPNFGTIRRFLVDRDIAAGDEVFLTINDDKTFSVEEASEPTGEPLTDALALIGVAPQPTPSDNYKALCAAICIPDSSGIASLIGAYRERGDTDISDLLIASRDSLETAEAAVSAPEVESADVDDILDLL from the coding sequence GTGTCGGGGTCGGAAGACAGCCCGGATATCGCACGGTGGTTGGATGTCTTTCCCTGGCTCGAGTCAACAGCTGATACATCGTTAGGGCCATGGTGGAACCAGCCGGCCTCCGGACCGAACGTCTCCAAGCGTCATCGGCATCTGGAGGCGATCGCAGAAATCGCCATGTCCCAGCTCTCCCGCTGGACGATAGCCCAGCTGTTTCCCACCGCCGATACGGGTCTATCCCTGGATGCTTTGGGTCTTCCACCGCGAGGACTGAACATGTTCACCCGGCGGGGGTATCGAACGGTCGAGGACATCGCCGGCCTGTCCGTCGAGGAGATCCTCGACTGGAAGAACTTCGGTGTGGGCTCTGTGTCCACAATCCTCGAGATTCTCGCGGACCAGGCCGTTGCGGATGCTGCTACGCCGGAACCCGGTGGCGCGGATGAAAGTGTCCTGCGCGCGCCGGTATTGGAGAAAGACGCGCAGACCCCCGTACAACCCGGCGTTGATGCATCCACCATCGACGATCTGCGAGTCGTCGCAGAGTGGCTGGCCTTGGTGGGGCTTCCGGACAGCCCACTGTTTACGCAAACACTTCCAATTGGGACTCCGCAGGATGTAGTGCGCGCGAAGAAGCGGCTCGAGGTTCTGACAAGTACGGCTGTCCTGGGAGCAGAGAGGGCTCTGGACGCGGCCAGTATCCTCAACCGGTCGATCCGGAAACTCGATGACCGTGCCATCGGCATTCTTCGAGATCGGATGTTCGCCGACTCCCCTCTCACTCTGGATGCAATCGGCTCGAAGCTCGGGGTGACTCGCGAGAGAGTTCGGCAGATCGAATCCAAAGCCCGCAGCGCGCTCCTATCCGAACTGGGAGACGATAGCGGAAGTCCGCTTGCCTCACTGGCCCAGGCTGCTCAACGCACGATTCACGATGTTCTACCTCTTTCGGCACTTCTCGAGGAGATGCCCTCGTTGAAGCACACCGTCGACACCGTCCAGCAACCAGCCTGGCGAGTTCTTGACCGCTTAGATGATTCGTATGAGATCGAGGACGGCTGGTGCGCTTCGCCGACCGTCGAGGCTGCCAGAACCGCAACTGCTACACAGATCGAAGAATTCGTTGACGGTTACGGTGTGGCCCTTGTGGCGTCGCTCGACTTCATCGACATCGAGCCAGAGGATCGCAAGCGTGCTATTACAGCCGAATGGCTCGAATACTGCGGCTACACGATCGATGGTGACCATCTCCTCACTCGAACACAGTCGGTACAGGACTATGCAGCGTCGATCTTGTCCGTGGTCGGCTCGCCTCTCTCCTCAGATGACATCATCGCTAGATTCGCCGTGGAACGTAACGTCCGATCCCTCCGCAATGCGCTGGCGAAGGACGACCGATTCACCCGAGTCGACCGCGATCGCTGGGCCCTCAGCGAATGGGGGCTGGATACGTACTCCGACATTCGCTCGCTGATCAGATCGGAGCTGACCAGCAACGGCGGCCGTATAGGTCTGGACACCCTGATCGAGAAGATCACCAGTAAGTATTCGGTTTCTCCCAGCAGTGTTACCGCCTACGCTTCATCCGCACCATTCGAGACGAACGATGGAGTGGTGCAGTTGGCAACAGGTCCTCGAGAGGTACGAAAGACACCTCAGCAAACCCGCCGAATGTTCCGTCGTCCAGACGGGTGGTCGATTCGAGTGAAAGTCACCAAGGACCATCTTCGCGGAAGTGGCTCGGTAGCCCCCACCGCAGTCGCCGGAATCTTGGACCTGCAACCGGGAGAGACCGTGCAGCTCGATTCGCCGCTCGGACCACAAATGGTGGCCTGGACAGGGATTCAGCCGAACTTCGGCACGATTCGTCGCTTCTTGGTCGACCGCGACATAGCCGCCGGAGACGAGGTTTTCCTGACAATCAACGACGACAAAACCTTCTCAGTCGAGGAAGCATCGGAACCAACTGGTGAACCACTCACGGACGCACTTGCACTTATCGGCGTGGCACCGCAGCCGACTCCTTCCGATAACTATAAAGCACTCTGTGCGGCCATATGCATCCCGGATTCTTCAGGCATCGCCTCACTCATCGGGGCCTATCGGGAGCGCGGTGACACCGATATTTCCGACCTCTTGATCGCTTCGCGTGATTCACTCGAGACCGCAGAAGCCGCCGTGTCTGCCCCAGAGGTCGAATCCGCCGACGTCGACGACATCTTGGACCTGCTGTGA
- a CDS encoding IS1380 family transposase, with protein sequence MSKSTSPYPHLSASATGTGLVSHAGAVLLLRTAEKTGLATALTTELAPYRKPLTRHDPGKIVLDLAVSLALGGDCLADIAQLRAHPELFGAVASDPTVSRLISRLAADTDTALAAIDRARATARSHAWAAAGTSAPDHAIDEAHPLVLDIDATLVTAHSEKEQAAPTFKRGFGFHPLCAFVDHGTGGTGEPVAMLLRPGNSGSNTASDHITVVQDALAQLPLDPAYRVGKKVLVRIDGAGGTHHLIEYLTKRRLSYSIGFGLTDAHADAIDLVPEQAWTPAYDADGQVRDGAWITEITDLLDLSTWPKGMRVIVRKERPHPGAQLRFTDRDGLRLTAFVTNTRRGQLPDLEVRHRRRARCEDRIRAAKATGLQNLPLHGFDQNRIWLALVQLACELLAWMQMLALTEVPARRWEPKRLRLRLLSIAGRIARHARRVRLRLAATAPDVDLLVASLNRLAALPAPA encoded by the coding sequence GTGAGCAAGTCTACGTCCCCCTATCCCCACCTGTCCGCATCAGCCACCGGAACCGGCCTCGTGTCGCATGCCGGAGCCGTCCTGCTGCTGCGCACCGCGGAGAAAACCGGACTTGCCACGGCATTGACGACCGAACTCGCACCGTATCGAAAGCCGTTGACCCGACACGATCCCGGCAAGATCGTCCTCGACCTCGCGGTCTCCCTCGCACTCGGTGGGGACTGCCTCGCCGACATCGCACAACTGCGCGCTCACCCCGAACTGTTCGGTGCGGTGGCCTCCGACCCGACCGTCTCCCGCCTGATCAGCAGGTTGGCCGCCGACACCGACACCGCACTGGCCGCGATCGACCGGGCCCGCGCCACCGCCCGCTCCCACGCCTGGGCCGCTGCCGGCACATCGGCTCCCGACCATGCCATCGACGAAGCGCATCCGCTGGTCCTCGACATCGATGCCACCCTGGTCACCGCGCATTCCGAGAAGGAACAGGCCGCCCCGACGTTCAAGCGAGGGTTCGGTTTCCATCCGTTGTGCGCGTTCGTCGACCACGGCACCGGCGGTACCGGTGAACCCGTCGCGATGCTGCTGCGGCCGGGTAACTCGGGATCGAACACCGCCTCCGATCACATCACCGTGGTGCAGGACGCACTCGCACAGTTGCCGCTCGACCCGGCATACCGGGTCGGGAAGAAGGTACTGGTCCGTATCGACGGCGCCGGCGGTACCCACCACCTGATCGAGTACCTCACCAAGCGTCGCCTATCGTACTCGATCGGATTCGGGTTGACCGACGCCCACGCCGACGCGATCGATCTGGTTCCGGAACAGGCATGGACCCCGGCCTACGACGCCGACGGGCAGGTCCGCGACGGTGCCTGGATCACCGAGATCACCGACCTACTCGACCTGTCCACCTGGCCGAAAGGCATGCGGGTGATCGTCCGGAAGGAGCGCCCACACCCCGGTGCGCAGTTGCGGTTCACCGACCGCGACGGCCTACGCCTGACCGCGTTCGTGACGAACACCCGCCGCGGTCAGCTGCCAGATCTGGAGGTGCGGCATCGGCGACGGGCTCGGTGCGAGGACCGGATCCGGGCGGCGAAAGCCACCGGCTTGCAGAATCTTCCGTTGCACGGTTTCGACCAGAACCGCATCTGGTTGGCGCTCGTGCAACTGGCATGCGAGCTGCTCGCGTGGATGCAGATGCTCGCCTTGACCGAGGTTCCAGCGCGGCGGTGGGAGCCGAAACGGCTGCGGCTGCGGTTGCTGTCGATCGCGGGGAGGATCGCCCGGCATGCCCGCCGTGTTCGTCTGCGACTGGCTGCGACAGCTCCGGATGTCGATCTTCTCGTGGCCAGCCTGAACCGGCTCGCAGCGCTACCTGCGCCTGCGTGA
- a CDS encoding IS630 family transposase, with amino-acid sequence MAADKKIARRRGAWICFQDESGVSLLPVVRATWAPKGVTPVLHHRFSWKRMSMAGVLAYRPDRNRSAFVFSMTDGAYNTDKLIEFLTELRTHFAGEKIILLWDGLMAHRSKAMTAWLATQRHWLHVERLPAYAPDLNPIEQVWGNMKSTELANLCPDTLDEVRVATEAGLTRIGSSYDLCHAFLDHTGLSL; translated from the coding sequence GTGGCCGCGGATAAAAAAATAGCGCGGCGCCGAGGTGCGTGGATCTGCTTCCAGGACGAAAGCGGCGTGTCGCTGCTCCCGGTGGTCCGCGCGACCTGGGCGCCGAAAGGCGTGACCCCTGTTCTGCATCACCGATTCTCCTGGAAACGCATGTCCATGGCCGGAGTCCTGGCCTATCGCCCCGACCGCAACCGCAGCGCGTTCGTGTTCTCCATGACCGACGGTGCCTACAACACCGACAAACTCATCGAGTTCCTCACCGAACTGCGCACCCACTTCGCCGGCGAGAAGATCATCCTGCTCTGGGACGGGCTCATGGCCCACCGGTCCAAGGCGATGACCGCGTGGCTGGCCACCCAACGCCACTGGCTCCACGTCGAACGCCTCCCGGCGTATGCGCCCGACCTCAACCCGATCGAACAGGTCTGGGGCAACATGAAATCCACCGAACTGGCCAATCTGTGCCCCGACACCCTCGACGAGGTCCGTGTGGCGACCGAGGCCGGACTGACCCGGATCGGCTCGAGCTACGACCTGTGCCACGCCTTCCTCGACCACACCGGGCTCTCCTTGTGA
- a CDS encoding winged helix-turn-helix domain-containing protein, translated as MAGKKTGSGEESDARKVKQRGARRDLDALRERRMQAAEMFAAGRRQIDVAVELEVSQQTASRWYRQWTEGGSEALEGAGRAGRRPRLDDTQIEVIREELLQGPRAHGFATGVWTLGRVAIVIERVTGVTYGPTQTWTILRTRLGWSRQRPARRAVERDEDAIVAWRENEWPRIKK; from the coding sequence ATGGCAGGGAAGAAGACCGGTTCCGGCGAGGAGTCCGACGCCCGGAAAGTCAAGCAACGCGGCGCTCGTCGTGATCTCGACGCGTTGCGTGAGCGGCGGATGCAGGCGGCGGAGATGTTCGCCGCGGGACGGCGGCAGATCGATGTCGCGGTCGAGCTGGAGGTTTCCCAGCAGACCGCCTCCCGCTGGTATCGGCAGTGGACCGAAGGCGGTAGCGAAGCGCTCGAAGGTGCAGGTCGGGCGGGACGCCGGCCTCGTCTCGACGACACCCAGATCGAGGTGATCCGAGAGGAATTACTCCAAGGACCTCGAGCGCACGGCTTCGCCACCGGGGTATGGACCCTGGGCCGGGTCGCGATCGTGATCGAGCGGGTCACCGGCGTGACCTACGGGCCCACCCAGACCTGGACGATCCTGCGGACCCGGCTCGGCTGGAGCCGGCAACGTCCCGCACGGCGGGCGGTCGAACGCGACGAGGACGCCATCGTCGCCTGGCGCGAGAACGAGTGGCCGCGGATAAAAAAATAG
- a CDS encoding DUF2075 domain-containing protein, translated as MTLLRTTARRIADLDRPESLVEQLLEQMLFRTGRRAGEAEQRAWARSLPVLAQDLVDAGLEEVEMLVEYHLPLTSQRADVVLAGVHPRTGAASYVVVELKQWSAAHRYEDSSELVEVDGMPGGPKLHPAAQVKGYCDYLADFARTVADQPDALAGIAYLHNATDPGAVADLRSYPMGITGRMFTAAERGDMIAFLQSRLAPTPGYAAGDALMKSAIAPSQQLLKVAAAEVRDRPQFHLLGNQQLAVDLVLHEVEQSRAADRKRVIIVTGGPGSGKSVIALSLLGELARRGRTVLHATGSRSFTQTLRKVAGYRAPRVQKMFKYFNQFMTAERNGLDVLILDEAHRIRETSVDRYTRAELRTGRPQIDELIAAARVPVFLLDEHQVVRPGEMGSFAQIQSYAASLGLETHHIHLSEQFRCGGSEEYLLWVKRLLDLEDGGPFAWKGDPQFTVRVADSPEDMEHLLQQQMERGYSARMTAGYCWPWSDADKSGQLVPDVQIGNWARPWNSKSDRRVGDAPPSALWATEDGGFGQIGCVYTAQGFEYDWNGVIIGPDLVWRNGRFVTIREANRDPDFRNRTRIPDARFDRLVRNVYKVLFTRGMIGTVIYSTDAETREALRTLVSD; from the coding sequence GTGACGCTTCTTCGTACCACCGCCCGCCGGATCGCCGACCTGGATCGTCCAGAATCGCTGGTGGAGCAGTTGCTGGAGCAGATGCTGTTCCGCACAGGACGTCGTGCCGGCGAAGCCGAGCAGAGGGCGTGGGCGCGAAGTCTTCCCGTCCTGGCACAGGATCTCGTCGACGCCGGTCTCGAAGAGGTCGAGATGCTGGTCGAATATCACCTGCCGCTGACGTCGCAGCGCGCCGACGTCGTCCTGGCGGGAGTCCACCCACGAACCGGTGCAGCCTCCTACGTTGTGGTGGAGCTGAAGCAGTGGTCGGCAGCACACCGGTACGAAGATAGTTCCGAACTCGTCGAGGTCGACGGTATGCCGGGCGGTCCGAAGCTGCACCCCGCGGCTCAGGTCAAGGGCTACTGCGATTACCTCGCCGATTTCGCCCGTACCGTCGCGGACCAGCCTGATGCGCTGGCCGGCATCGCCTATCTGCACAATGCGACCGATCCCGGAGCGGTCGCCGATCTGCGGTCGTACCCGATGGGCATCACCGGGCGCATGTTCACTGCCGCCGAGCGCGGGGACATGATCGCGTTCCTTCAAAGTCGTCTCGCGCCCACCCCCGGGTATGCGGCCGGGGATGCGCTGATGAAGTCGGCGATCGCACCGTCCCAGCAACTCCTCAAGGTCGCTGCCGCAGAAGTTCGGGATCGACCCCAATTCCATCTCCTGGGCAACCAGCAGCTCGCGGTGGACCTCGTACTTCACGAGGTGGAGCAGTCGCGCGCCGCCGACCGCAAGCGGGTCATCATCGTGACGGGTGGGCCGGGCAGCGGCAAGAGTGTGATTGCACTGTCGCTGCTCGGGGAACTCGCCCGCCGCGGACGAACCGTTCTTCATGCGACGGGATCCCGGTCGTTCACCCAGACACTGCGGAAGGTCGCAGGTTACCGCGCTCCGCGTGTGCAGAAGATGTTCAAGTACTTCAACCAGTTCATGACCGCCGAACGCAACGGTCTGGACGTACTCATCCTCGATGAGGCCCACCGCATCCGGGAGACGTCGGTCGACCGTTACACGCGGGCGGAACTGCGCACCGGCCGCCCTCAGATCGACGAACTCATCGCGGCAGCCCGCGTCCCGGTGTTCCTGCTGGACGAACATCAGGTGGTGCGCCCCGGCGAGATGGGCTCCTTCGCCCAGATTCAGTCTTACGCAGCATCTCTGGGACTCGAGACCCATCACATCCATCTCAGCGAACAGTTCCGGTGTGGAGGTAGCGAGGAGTACCTGTTGTGGGTCAAGCGACTTCTCGACCTCGAAGATGGCGGCCCGTTCGCGTGGAAGGGGGATCCACAGTTCACCGTGCGGGTCGCCGACTCACCCGAGGACATGGAGCACCTTCTCCAGCAGCAGATGGAACGCGGCTACTCGGCCCGGATGACGGCCGGTTACTGCTGGCCCTGGAGCGATGCAGACAAGAGCGGGCAGCTGGTACCCGATGTTCAGATCGGCAATTGGGCACGCCCGTGGAACAGCAAGAGTGACCGCCGAGTCGGCGACGCACCTCCCTCTGCTCTTTGGGCGACCGAGGATGGCGGGTTCGGCCAGATCGGCTGCGTCTACACCGCCCAGGGATTCGAGTACGACTGGAACGGAGTCATCATCGGCCCCGACCTGGTCTGGCGGAACGGACGGTTCGTCACCATCCGCGAAGCGAACCGCGATCCGGATTTCAGAAATCGCACCAGAATTCCCGACGCACGTTTCGACCGGCTGGTGCGGAACGTGTACAAGGTTCTGTTCACTCGCGGGATGATCGGCACCGTCATCTATTCGACCGATGCCGAAACGCGGGAGGCGCTTCGCACGTTGGTTTCCGATTAA
- a CDS encoding HNH endonuclease domain-containing protein: MSDVDRIGVIVLRPGVPDGLRRTATLLRTFVRSLWARDVIDLNRAELDAEDIDGFLFGTDRTTLRALVDPLRELQSDRCFYCGSRLSSEIQIDRVVPWSMIPIDGVANLVATDARCNLDKSASIPVRKHVTRALERESLSEVSVITRIPVLHKRTASAAHGLYAALPAGSMLWKSAGTYQAHSPSEARQIASR; the protein is encoded by the coding sequence ATGAGCGACGTCGACCGGATCGGTGTCATCGTGTTACGTCCCGGCGTACCTGATGGACTGCGACGTACGGCAACGCTGCTCCGAACGTTCGTGCGTTCCCTGTGGGCGCGCGATGTCATCGATCTGAACCGTGCCGAACTCGATGCGGAGGACATCGACGGTTTCCTGTTCGGCACCGATCGCACCACTCTGCGCGCCCTTGTCGACCCTCTGCGCGAACTGCAGTCCGATCGATGCTTCTACTGCGGAAGCCGATTGTCCTCCGAAATTCAGATCGACCGTGTCGTGCCGTGGTCGATGATCCCGATCGACGGCGTCGCCAACCTGGTGGCCACCGATGCGCGATGCAACCTCGACAAGTCCGCAAGCATCCCGGTGCGCAAACACGTGACACGAGCCCTGGAACGGGAATCGTTGTCCGAGGTCTCCGTCATCACACGCATCCCCGTCCTGCACAAGCGGACCGCCTCGGCTGCGCATGGCCTGTATGCGGCACTGCCGGCCGGTTCGATGTTGTGGAAGAGCGCCGGGACCTACCAAGCCCACTCCCCTAGCGAGGCCCGACAGATTGCGTCGAGATAG
- a CDS encoding NAD(P)H-binding protein: MTILVTGATGNVGRLVVDELLRADVPQVRALTVNPARAALPDGVEVVRGYVGKPETLGGVFDGVDVVYLAPVPAVAREVAALARDAGVRRIVTLTGGPGTEWHGIEGDVEASGLACTHLEPGEFMTNATVWSDQIRRSGRVLGAYPTAANAPIALEDIAAVAARALLDESHSGRTYELTGPESLTHPDMVRALGRALGRDIPFVEVPREEAEAVLAEAMGEYAGWYLDGRARLVDHPQEPTTTVADVLGRPATTFAQWAEANADLFR; encoded by the coding sequence GTGACCATCCTGGTGACGGGCGCGACCGGCAACGTCGGCCGGCTCGTGGTGGACGAGCTGCTCCGCGCTGATGTGCCACAGGTCCGTGCCCTGACCGTGAACCCCGCCCGCGCGGCGCTGCCCGACGGGGTGGAGGTCGTCCGGGGATATGTGGGTAAGCCCGAAACCTTGGGTGGGGTGTTCGACGGTGTCGACGTCGTCTACCTCGCTCCCGTCCCCGCGGTGGCCCGCGAGGTTGCGGCGCTGGCCCGGGACGCGGGGGTACGGCGGATCGTCACCCTCACCGGCGGGCCCGGGACGGAGTGGCACGGCATCGAGGGGGACGTCGAGGCGTCGGGGCTGGCCTGCACGCACCTCGAGCCGGGGGAGTTCATGACGAATGCGACCGTATGGTCGGATCAGATCCGGAGGAGCGGCCGGGTCCTCGGTGCGTACCCCACCGCGGCCAACGCCCCGATCGCGCTCGAGGACATCGCCGCGGTGGCCGCCCGGGCACTGCTCGACGAGTCGCATTCCGGACGGACGTACGAGCTCACCGGACCGGAATCGCTGACCCACCCCGACATGGTCCGCGCCCTCGGGCGGGCCTTGGGCCGCGACATCCCGTTCGTCGAGGTGCCGCGCGAGGAGGCCGAGGCGGTGCTCGCCGAGGCGATGGGGGAGTATGCCGGCTGGTACCTGGACGGGCGGGCGAGGCTCGTCGACCACCCGCAGGAGCCCACGACGACGGTGGCCGACGTCCTCGGCCGACCGGCGACGACCTTCGCGCAGTGGGCGGAGGCGAACGCCGACCTGTTCCGCTGA